The Propionibacterium freudenreichii subsp. freudenreichii genome contains a region encoding:
- a CDS encoding ACT domain-containing protein: MLLLRVELPGRPGALGQVATAMGGVGADISAIEIVERRSDGHVIDDFILAMPPGSLAETIINACAEMPDVKVLWLSRYPDQWNLESDIEVINRMSKQRARAAEILTEDAPTVFRCEWASLVDRKGLKVLHATERAPEFTADQLRELGDLAKAGRHAMGEDWMPDWGDVAVAAAPVDEDRTLLVGRQGGPEFLDSELFRLEHLASVARA; this comes from the coding sequence GTGTTGTTGCTGCGCGTAGAACTGCCCGGTCGACCCGGCGCCCTGGGTCAGGTTGCCACCGCCATGGGCGGTGTCGGCGCTGACATCAGCGCCATCGAGATCGTGGAGCGCCGTTCGGATGGTCACGTGATCGACGATTTCATCCTGGCCATGCCTCCGGGATCGCTCGCCGAGACGATCATCAATGCCTGTGCCGAGATGCCCGACGTGAAGGTGCTCTGGTTGTCGCGCTATCCCGACCAATGGAACCTCGAAAGCGACATCGAGGTGATCAACCGGATGTCGAAGCAGCGGGCCCGCGCAGCGGAGATCCTGACCGAGGACGCACCCACGGTCTTCCGTTGCGAATGGGCGAGTCTGGTCGACCGCAAGGGACTCAAGGTGTTGCACGCCACCGAGCGGGCGCCCGAGTTCACAGCCGACCAATTGCGCGAGCTCGGTGACTTGGCAAAGGCGGGTCGCCACGCAATGGGCGAGGACTGGATGCCCGACTGGGGCGATGTGGCGGTCGCGGCGGCGCCGGTTGATGAGGATCGCACACTGCTGGTCGGCCGTCAGGGCGGGCCCGAGTTCCTGGATTCAGAGTTGTTCCGCCTCGAGCACTTGGCGTCGGTCGCCCGAGCCTGA